The following proteins are co-located in the Fischerella sp. PCC 9605 genome:
- a CDS encoding GNAT family N-acetyltransferase, producing MIEIRPIQRHQIEQAKQIVMGVSLEIWQGVLTEADFRRLDSMSDIENVQSHYFDNRGTFLVLVDGEQVVGTGAIRRFDDQICELKRMWFLKEYRGQGLGWKMAQMLFDFARQAGYWKVRLDLANDERQPQALKLYRKLDFYPIERYNDSSCTVFMEKIL from the coding sequence TTGATTGAGATTAGACCAATCCAGCGACATCAGATAGAACAAGCCAAGCAAATCGTTATGGGAGTTTCACTAGAAATTTGGCAAGGTGTACTGACTGAAGCTGATTTCAGGCGCTTAGATTCAATGTCCGATATCGAGAATGTGCAGTCACACTATTTCGACAACCGTGGTACTTTCTTGGTCTTGGTCGATGGTGAACAAGTTGTAGGCACTGGGGCAATTCGACGATTCGATGATCAAATCTGTGAACTCAAGCGAATGTGGTTTCTCAAAGAGTATCGAGGACAGGGGTTAGGCTGGAAAATGGCTCAAATGCTCTTCGATTTTGCACGGCAGGCAGGATATTGGAAAGTGAGACTTGACCTCGCTAACGATGAGCGGCAACCACAAGCACTCAAACTTTACAGAAAACTTGATTTCTACCCAATTGAACGCTACAACGATAGTTCCTGTACTGTGTTCATGGAGAAGATTTTATAA
- a CDS encoding hydrogenase maturation protease encodes MTNEIDALYSASRRVGQITIIGCGNLNRSDDAVGVIIAQRLQQYLAKHPHPHLQVYDCGTAGMEVMFQARGSKQLIIIDASATGSEPGAVFKVPGKELEALPEPTYNLHDFRWDNALAAGRKIFENDFPQEVIVYLIEAANLGFGWELSPVVKNSADLVFAEIKAMIEQGVSG; translated from the coding sequence ATGACAAACGAAATAGACGCACTTTATTCAGCTTCCCGCAGGGTAGGACAAATAACGATTATTGGTTGTGGAAATCTTAACCGCAGCGATGATGCTGTAGGCGTAATTATTGCTCAACGCCTACAGCAATATCTCGCCAAACATCCCCATCCTCACTTACAAGTTTATGATTGCGGAACTGCTGGGATGGAAGTGATGTTTCAAGCAAGAGGTAGTAAACAGTTAATAATTATTGATGCAAGTGCAACGGGTTCCGAACCGGGCGCTGTGTTTAAAGTTCCTGGAAAAGAACTAGAGGCCCTGCCGGAACCTACTTATAATTTGCATGATTTTCGTTGGGATAATGCTTTAGCCGCAGGTAGGAAAATCTTTGAGAATGACTTTCCCCAAGAGGTGATAGTTTACCTAATTGAAGCAGCAAATCTTGGTTTTGGTTGGGAGTTAAGTCCTGTTGTCAAAAACTCTGCTGACTTAGTTTTTGCAGAAATTAAAGCAATGATTGAACAGGGAGTTAGTGGTTAG
- a CDS encoding DUF2231 domain-containing protein, giving the protein MLEYLTRLNDHNLPYPDTIHPIIVHFVIAMVLFAFVCDVVGYFTRNSRLFEVSWWNMFLATIAIFVAIIFGQFEAGLARPYHLAKSVLNMHTLIGWSLSGIIAAITAWRYVIRTRNPQKLPIAYLGVGLILTVIVGMQVYLGDQLVWVYGLHTVPVVEAVKDGILR; this is encoded by the coding sequence ATGCTTGAGTATTTAACACGTTTGAACGACCATAATTTACCTTATCCAGACACGATTCATCCCATCATCGTTCACTTTGTAATTGCGATGGTGTTGTTTGCTTTTGTTTGCGATGTAGTTGGTTATTTTACCCGTAACTCCCGTCTTTTTGAGGTGAGTTGGTGGAATATGTTTCTAGCTACCATTGCTATCTTCGTCGCTATCATTTTTGGTCAGTTTGAAGCAGGTCTAGCAAGACCTTACCACCTAGCAAAATCAGTGCTGAATATGCATACCCTGATTGGCTGGTCACTTTCGGGAATCATTGCAGCAATTACAGCTTGGCGTTATGTAATTCGTACACGCAACCCCCAGAAATTACCAATTGCTTATTTGGGAGTAGGGCTGATATTGACTGTCATAGTTGGTATGCAAGTATATCTGGGGGATCAACTTGTTTGGGTGTATGGACTGCACACAGTACCAGTTGTTGAAGCGGTAAAGGATGGTATTTTGCGATGA
- a CDS encoding DUF2231 domain-containing protein, translating into MNSELIDQLKVQLGANGLPYTIPIHPNLVHLTLGLFIIGIFFDIVGVFFPLQKFVFKFLAIPVERANFFDVGWYNMLASAIITFFTVAAGFYEIMLAEAPLDVKSAWGLQAMETMLWHGVGGVLLLALIVGMTVWRGFQRFAWRKDEDRQVQLSYLVVGMAIMFVMYVHGTLGAQLAAEFGVHNTADQLLRVGQDLNAMIK; encoded by the coding sequence ATGAACTCTGAACTAATTGACCAATTGAAAGTGCAATTAGGCGCAAACGGACTGCCTTACACCATTCCTATTCATCCCAACTTAGTTCATCTCACCTTGGGTTTGTTCATCATTGGGATTTTCTTTGATATTGTCGGTGTATTCTTTCCCCTGCAAAAATTCGTCTTTAAGTTTTTGGCAATTCCGGTTGAACGTGCCAACTTCTTTGATGTTGGCTGGTACAACATGCTAGCTTCTGCCATCATCACCTTTTTTACAGTGGCAGCAGGCTTTTATGAAATCATGTTGGCAGAAGCGCCACTAGATGTGAAGAGTGCTTGGGGATTGCAGGCCATGGAAACAATGCTTTGGCATGGTGTAGGTGGTGTTTTACTATTAGCGCTAATTGTTGGCATGACAGTTTGGCGGGGATTCCAGCGCTTCGCTTGGCGCAAAGACGAAGATAGACAAGTGCAGCTGAGTTATCTAGTTGTGGGAATGGCAATCATGTTTGTGATGTACGTCCACGGCACACTGGGAGCACAACTAGCTGCTGAATTTGGAGTACACAATACTGCCGACCAGTTACTAAGAGTCGGTCAAGACCTCAACGCAATGATTAAGTAA
- a CDS encoding cytochrome c oxidase subunit II, which translates to MKIQKLLKILTLITSAIALVTTSLWIGKQAYSWLPPEAAAESRLVDDLISFLVTLGAFIFLGVTGTLIYSVIFHRAKKGEIIDGPPIEGNITLEVVWTAIPILLVFWIAGYSYQIYEQMGIQGPMEHVHLHIPIGMESAYAAPMQDTGTRGHGDAETSSVLVANSESVEKIDVLAKQWAWVFHYPEKNVTSTELHLPANKRVRLALQSEDVLHGFYVPAFRVKQDIVPNQTIDFEFTPIRTGKYRLTDSQYSGTYFATMQANVVVESAEDYHHWLAKTATHKPTTASNQAASEYAQAANQSSPSGWATVAPAEPPLVNYPG; encoded by the coding sequence ATGAAAATCCAGAAATTACTGAAGATTTTAACCTTGATTACGAGTGCGATCGCTCTTGTTACTACCAGTCTCTGGATTGGGAAACAGGCTTACTCCTGGCTTCCTCCAGAAGCTGCTGCTGAATCGCGACTCGTTGATGATTTGATTAGCTTCTTGGTTACACTCGGAGCATTCATTTTCCTGGGAGTTACCGGAACGCTGATATATTCCGTAATTTTCCATCGGGCGAAAAAGGGCGAGATTATTGACGGGCCTCCAATAGAAGGTAATATAACCCTAGAAGTTGTCTGGACAGCCATTCCAATTTTGCTAGTGTTTTGGATTGCTGGTTACAGCTACCAAATCTACGAGCAAATGGGTATTCAAGGACCAATGGAGCACGTCCACCTGCACATCCCAATAGGAATGGAATCGGCCTATGCAGCACCGATGCAGGACACGGGGACGCGGGGACACGGTGACGCGGAGACATCTTCTGTATTGGTGGCAAACTCAGAATCTGTAGAAAAAATCGACGTTCTTGCTAAACAATGGGCTTGGGTCTTCCACTATCCAGAAAAAAATGTCACCAGTACTGAACTGCACCTACCTGCTAATAAAAGAGTGCGTTTGGCACTGCAATCAGAGGATGTTCTACACGGCTTCTACGTTCCCGCCTTTCGTGTAAAGCAAGATATTGTTCCCAATCAAACTATTGACTTTGAATTCACTCCTATCCGTACTGGCAAATATCGACTGACTGATTCTCAATACAGTGGCACTTACTTTGCAACCATGCAAGCGAATGTAGTAGTTGAATCCGCTGAAGATTACCACCATTGGCTTGCCAAAACTGCAACCCACAAGCCGACAACTGCATCAAATCAGGCAGCTTCTGAATATGCCCAAGCTGCAAATCAGTCATCCCCATCCGGTTGGGCAACAGTCGCCCCTGCCGAACCTCCTCTAGTCAATTATCCTGGGTGA
- a CDS encoding CBS domain-containing protein, which produces MRAKHIMTQDVATIRGSATVAEAVRLMRLKELRALIVEPRNDADAYGIVTETDIVSKVVAYGKDPKQTHVYEIMSKPCIVVNPDLDVEYVARLFANTGVWRAPVIQGELLGIISTTDIITKGDFLEKPKLEFLQKELHKAISNARSISVNYGADSKKAVEAWNFVEELQAEACFYGAPKPEKSARELFSNGRQSVSVG; this is translated from the coding sequence ATGAGAGCCAAACACATTATGACTCAAGATGTAGCAACTATCCGCGGTTCAGCTACTGTAGCAGAAGCAGTCAGACTCATGAGGCTCAAAGAATTGCGAGCGTTGATTGTAGAACCTCGTAACGATGCAGATGCTTACGGTATTGTTACCGAGACTGATATTGTGTCTAAGGTGGTCGCTTATGGAAAAGACCCCAAACAGACACATGTCTACGAAATTATGAGCAAGCCCTGCATCGTTGTCAATCCTGACCTTGACGTGGAATATGTAGCACGGTTATTTGCCAATACAGGTGTTTGGCGTGCGCCTGTTATCCAAGGTGAACTACTTGGTATTATTTCTACCACCGATATTATTACTAAGGGTGACTTTCTTGAAAAGCCCAAGCTAGAATTCTTGCAAAAAGAACTCCACAAAGCCATATCGAATGCTCGCTCAATTTCCGTTAACTATGGTGCGGATTCTAAAAAAGCTGTTGAAGCTTGGAATTTTGTAGAGGAACTCCAAGCAGAAGCATGTTTTTATGGCGCACCAAAACCAGAAAAATCAGCTAGAGAGCTATTTTCTAATGGACGTCAATCAGTGAGTGTAGGTTAA